The sequence TGCCAGTTTATGCAACAAAACACCACCTTCCCCAATGAATACCGCTATCAAATTTATGGTGGCAGCAATATTTTACAAACAACCATCAAAGATTCATCCATTGGCAGCCGCAATATTTATGCTGCCAAACAAATTTTGCTTAACGCTGCACTCAGTATTGATTTCGAAGATACGGGAGGCAACTATTCACGCAAAATTTTACTCGATTTAAAAACTGGAAAAATCACCGTGCACCACTTACGGCACGAATAAACATAAGCCAGGACATTTCATCTTTAATAACAAGAAAAGCCGCTAACTAAAAATACAAAAAAATCAACTCCAAAAGCACAATTAACCCTCTATAACTAAGATTATGCTCATTAAGCAAGGCTAAACCATGACCATTAAAGTCATGATCGTTGATGATTCTGCTGTAGTGCGGCAGGTCATGCTCGACACACTTTCTAAAGCCAGTGACATCCAGGTGATCGGCTCAGCCCCTGATCCTATTTTTGCCCGCGAAAAAATGGAAAAAGAATGGCCAGATGTCATTGTGCTGGACATTGAAATGCCACGTATGGATGGCTTAACATTCCTAAAAAAAATCATGGCCGAACGGCCAACCCCCGTAGTGATCTGCTCATCCCTCACAGAAAAAGGAGCCGAAATCACCATGCAGGCCCTCTCTGCGGGCGCCCTGGCCATTATTACAAAACCCTCCTTAGGCCTAAGGGATTTTATTCAGGACAGCTCGGCAGATCTGCTGCACGCCATTCGTGCAGCGTCCATGGCAAGGCTTCAGCGGCTACGCCCTACAGCTCCCGTACGCACAAGCCACAGCCCTAACACCCATTCAGGTGCTACTTCTTCCACCAGCGCCATGCAGGAGAGAATGGGCTCACCCAAGCTCTCGGCTGATGCTATTTTGCAGGCAGCGGGCAGCCAGAGCACTATTCAGACCACACACAAAATCATTGCTATTGGTACATCAACCGGCGGCACACAGGCACTGGAAAGCATTCTGCCCGAGCTACCCAAAACATCCCCCGGCATTGTAATTGTTCAGCATATGCCAGAAAAATTTACCGCATCCTTTGCCGCCCGGCTCAACAGCCTGTCACAAATCGAAGTGCGCGAAGCAAAAAGTAACGACCGCATTCTCCCGGGGCTGGCGCTCATTGCGCCTGGCGGTAAACATATGCTGGTCAAACGCAATGGCACGCAATACCACGTAGATGTTATCGATGGCCCCATGGTCAGCCGCCATCGTCCTTCAGTTGATGTTTTATTCCGGTCCGTCGCAAATGCAGCCGGACGCAATGCAATCGGATTTATTCTAACAGGCATGGGTGATGACGGAGCAAGAGGCTTAAAGGAGCTCCACGATACGGGAGCTCACACCTATGCTCAGGACGAAGCTAGTTGCGTGGTTTTTGGCATGCCTAAAGAGGCCATTAAATTAGAAGCCAGTGATGAAATCATTGCACTTGAACGCATTCCTGACGTGATAGCCAAACTTTCTAACCGGTGATAATTATGTCTGCTGAACTTAATGTTTTTATTGTGGAAGACAGCCTTATTCAAAGGATGCACGCAGCCACACTCTGCTCCGAGCTAGGGCTACACGTGATAGGAGAAGCATCCGATGGTAACGAAGCCCTGCTGCTTTTACAAAACTCTTCACTTCCCGATGTAATGCTGATTGATTTGGAAATGCCTGGCATGGATGGAATCGAGCTCATTCAGGAGCTTGCACACCGGGCCATTCCCGTATCAGTCATTGTATCAAGTGCAAAAGAAGACTCATTGATTTCTTCAGTAGAAACCATGCTGCAAGCCTATGGCCTGCCCGTATTAGGAGCCATTAAAAAGCCACTTACTTTAGCCCAGCTAAACAAAGCTCTCGACAACTTCAAACCCCTGACCAAAGAAACACCTCAAACCAGGCCCGAGCCGGTAATGGCGGCATCCGAAATCACCAAAGCCCTGATAGAACATCAGTTTGTTGCCTATTTCCAGCCTAAGATTTCAATTAAAACAGGCGTCATCAAAGGCGTCGAAACACTCATTCGCTGGCAACACCCCGAGAAAGGCCTGATTATGCCTTCGCAATTTATTTCTACCGCCGAAGAACAAGGCCTTATCAATGAATTAACCATGGAAATATTAGACCTGGCACTACAGCAATGTCGCCACTGGCATGAGCGCGGATTAAAAATCACAGTTGCAATTAATTTATCCATGCTGTCTTTATCCTGCTCTAATTTTGCTGAGCATATTTCCCAAAAGGTAGCAAACTATGCAATAGACCCCAGCTTTATCATGCTGGAGATCACAGAAACCGCCGTCATGGGTGATGTGGGGAATGCGCTGGGTACACTTGCAAGATTAAGACTTAAAGGGTTCGGCTTATCGATTGATGATTACGGCACCGGATTCTCATCGATGCAGCAACTCTCCCGTATCCCCTTTACCGAATTAAAACTGGATCGCTCTTTTGTTGATGGTGCACATACCAAGCCTCATCTGCGCGCTATTTTGGCCAGTGCTATTGAAATTGCAAAAAAACTGGAGCTCAAAAGTGTAGCCGAAGGCGTTGAATGCATTGAAGATCTGACTGTTTTGCAAGAATTAGGCTGCGACATCGTTCAGGGTTATATTACCGCCAGACCCATGCCAGGCCATGAAGTCGTGCCTTGGTTAAAAAGCAATAATCAGCGTCTGAGAGAATTATGTAGGTCTACCCTTTAAAACCTCATAAAAAAACGCCACCGAAGTGGCGTTTTTTTACTCGATCAAAACAGGCTCCGGCTCACCTTCTAGCTTCACCTGCTCGATTTCAATAAAGCGACGGGAAATTTTATCGCTAGTGATACTCACCTGCTGTACATCATCATTCACCTGACGGATATGCGTAGCAAGCTTTTTCATCCGATCGTCAAAGCGGGTGAACTCCTGCCCCAGCTTACCCAGAGCCTCTTTAATAATGTGCACTTGCTTGCGCGTTTCTACATCTTTAATCACCGCCCGTGCCGTATTAAGCACAGCCATCAAAGTAGTCGGCGACACAATCCAGACGCGTTTGGTCATAGCATGCTGCACCAGCTCGGGGTGATAAGCATGAATTTCGGCAAACACGGCTTCGGCAGGGATAAACATTACCGCGCCATCTGCTGTTTCATTTGGAATAATATATTTGCTGGAAATATCATCAATATGCTTTTTAATATCTCCCCTGAACGCTTTGGATGCCACCGCCCGATCAAGTGTTCCATCAAACATACGATGGTAGTTTTCAAGTGGAAACTTGGCATCCACAGCTACCGTGCCTGTTGGCTCGGGCAGACGCAAAATACAATCGGCACGTGTGCCATTACTTAAAGTCGATTGGAATTCGTAGACCTGGTTGGGCAACACATTTCGGATCAGATGCTCTAACTGCACCTCACCAAAAGCACCCCGGCTGCGCTTATCTCCAAGTAACTCCTGCAAACTCACCACATTGGTAGTCAGGCCATCAATCTTCTTTTGTGCTTCATCAATTGTGGCCAAACGAGCCATCACACTGGCAAAGGTTTCATTGGTTTTTTTAAAGCCTTCATCCAGGCGTTCGGTGACTTTGCCTGAAATTTCGCCCAGTTTAGCATCGGCCGTTTTAGTCAGCTCACCCACAGCAGTGGTCAGCTGCGTTGCCGTCAGTGCCAGGGCATTTTGAATCTGCTCCATTTCACGTACCGATTGTTCGGCCAGCATTTGTGAGAGTTTTAGTAAAATCTCTTCCCGTAAAGCATCCTGTTTACCCGAAAGCTGGCTGGAAATATCACTTAACTGCTTGACTACCAGCTCACGTGTTTCAGACAATGTGGTTGTTAAAGAAAGCCGCATGGTCGAAAGTGATTCGGTTTGTGCTGCCTGCAAATGCGTCAGTGATTCACGTGTCTCTTTTAACTCCTGCCCTACACCGCTGCGCACCCGTTCGAACGCTTCGGTCATTGTGTCACGCAGACGCTCACCCGAGCGGGTAACGGCATCGGAAAGCTGCACACCCTGCTGGGTTAAAACCACATGAGTGCTTTCAGTTTGCCTGCTTAAGCCCTGATGTAAATCAGAAAGCATCTCTCTGTGCTTAGCCTCCAGATCTTGTGTCAGCGTATCTAAAACATCTCTTTGCGACTGAGCCAGCTGGTGCAAACGAGCCACCACCAGTGCACCTGCCAGCAAAACGACCAGCGTCGTAATTCCAAACAATAGGTCTAACATAGGTTTCCACGTATACCGCAACGAGGAGATTGTAGGCGATGTGCGGCAGTACGCCTATAATCACTTACATGAAGCCTCTGCTATTTACTTTATTCACACTGTTTACCGGTGTTGCCCATGCCACGGATATCGCAGCCATTCAGCATGCGGCACAACAGTGGCTGGATCAGTCCCTGGCCAGCAGCAACGGGGTGCCCAGCTATCAGCTTAGCCAGATTGACAAACGCATCCAGCTGGCCCCTTGCAAACAATACGATGTAGGCTTACCCAGCGGCTACCGGCTTTTAGGCAACACCATGCTCAAAATCCAATGCGTGGAGGGTGCCAGCTGGGCGATCAATCTGCCCGTTAAAGTTTCCCTGCTTGTCACCTACTATGTTGCAGCAAGGCCCTTATCGGGCAACCAAGAGCTCGGAGCGGGCGATCTTTCAGCCCAGCAAGGTGATCTGGGTACGCTACCGGGCTCTATCATTCTTGACCCATCCCAGGCCGTAGGCCGTGTACTTAATACCGCAGTCGCATCCGGCAGGCCCCTGCGCAGTGAAATGCTCAGAGCGGCAATAGTCATCCAGCAAAATCAGAAAGTAAGGGTGATTTTTCGAGATGGTGGTATTGAGGTCGCCAACGAAGGAATAGCGATGAATAACGCCGCCGATGGCCAATCGGTGCGCGTGCGTATAGGTACAAGGCAAATCATTCAAGGTGTCGCCACGGCAACGGGCAGTGTGGATGTCAGTGATTGAAGCTGGCCGCCGGGTCAACAAGTAACCTAAACAACCCCGATCGGCACAACAAATATCGCCCATATTCACACGTGAACTGACAAAACGCTCGCCAGCCGCTACAATTTGCGGCTTTGTAAAGTCCGCCCAAGCGCTTAAGCATGCAAGTTTTTAGAAGCGTTTCTAACGCTCACCTTCCTCCTACTGCAATCACCATCGGCAACTTCGATGGCCTACACGCTGGCCATGAAGCGATGCTGTCCGAATTAAAATCGGTGGCATCACGACACAAACTTAAAACCTGTGTGCTGACTTTTGAACCGCACCCCCGTGAATTTTTTACGCCAGAAGCCGCCCCTGCCCGCCTCACCAGCTTACGGGAAAAACTGGAGCTACTGGCAGCAAGAGAGATTGATTACGTCATCGTGCAGCGTTTTGATCGCACATTTTCATCTTTAAGTGCGATCGATTTCAGAGATCAGATACTGGCTAAAGATTTAAATGCACAGCATGTGATTGTAGGAGACGATTTTTGCTTTGGAGCAAAACGCGCGGGCGATTTTGCCCTACTGCAAGCCAGTCAAAATTTCAGCGCCTGTAGCCTTGCCACCGTAACTGACGGTGGCCTGCGGATCTCATCAACCGCTGTACGAAACGCCCTGGCTGCTGGTGATATGAGCTTGGCCACCCACTATTTAAACCGTCCCTACTCCATTTCCGGACGAGTTGTTAATGGCGATAAAATCGGCAGAACACTCGGCTTTCCAACTGCCAATATTCAAATCAAACATAATCGCCCTCCCTTATTTGGCATTTTTGTAGTGGAAATACACGGGCTGGAAAAGCCATACCAAGGTGTAGCCAGCCTAGGGTTTCGCCCCACCATCCACGGTGGCGACCCCTCACCTAGATTAGAAGCGCATTTATTTGATTTTAACCAACAGATATATCGTCAGCATCTGCGTGTAGACTTCCTGCATAAGCTGCGTGATGAAGAAAAATACATTGATTTGCCCACTTTAGTTGCGCAAATCGAAAAAGATTGTGTCGCAGCCCGAAACTGGTTTGCGGATAACAGATAAGTAATGCCTCACCATTGAGAGATCAACATGTCAGAAAAACCTGTTAACAAGTACCCAGTCAACTTACTTGACACACCATTTCCTATGCGTGGTGATCTGGCCAAACGCGAACCGGGCTTTTTAAAAGACTGGCAAGACAATGCGCTCTACCAAGCCATTCGCAGCAAAGCAAAAGAGCAGAACCGTCCTAAATTCATGCTGCACGACGGCCCGCCGTACGCCAATGGTGATATTCATATCGGCCACGCCGTGAATAAAATTCTAAAAGACATCATTATCAAAGCCAAAACACTGGATGGCTTTGATGCACCCTATGTACCAGGCTGGGATTGCCACGGACTGCCAATTGAGCATCAGATCGAAAAAATTGTTAAATTTGATAAGCAGGCGCTGGCCGCCAACCCGGCTATCTTTGAGCGCGTGCAGGAATACCGCAAAGCCAATGGCCTTGACCCTAAGGAAACCCGTCTGCCTGCAGCATTTACCCGTGAACTATGCCGCGATTACGCAGCAATCCAGATCGAACGCCAGAAAGCCGACTTTATCCGCCTGGGTGTATTGGGTGACTGGAACAATCCTTACCGCACCATGGATTTCAAAACCGAGGCCGACATTGTCCGCACCTTGGGGAAAGTCCATTCAAACGGCTATCTGATCCGAGGCCAAAAACCGGTTCACTGGTGCGTAGACTGCGCATCAGCGCTGGCTGAAGCTGAAGTTGAATACGAAGACAAAGTATCCCCTGCCATTGATGTAGGCTTTCGCGTGGTTGATAGCGCAGCACTCTCTGCCGCTTTTGGCGGTGTGAATGTCCAAGACATCCCTGCGTTTGCCCTGATCTGGACGACCACGCCATGGACTTTACCTGCCAACCAGGCAGTATCGGTACATGCAGAGCTGATATACGACTTAATCGCCACACCAAAGGGTCTGCTGATTCTGGCTCGTGATCTGGCTGAAGCCACCATCAAACGTTATGACATCGAAACCACTGAAGTCATCGCCCAGGCCAAGGGTGCTGCGCTGGAATTTTTGCAACTGCAACACCCCTTCCTGGAGCGCGTAGTGCCGGTTATTTGTGGCGAGCATGTCACTACTGATGCCGGTACAGGCCTTGTACATACCGCACCAGCACACGGTTTGGAAGACTACGTAGTCGGCTGCAAGTACAAGATTCCAACGGATAACCCGGTGGGTAACGATGGCCGTTTCTATAGCAATATTGAATTTCTTGCAGGTAAAACAGTCTGGGAAGCCAACCCGCTGGTGCTTGCCTTACTGGAAGAGCGTGGCGCGCTGTTTGCCAGTAAAAAACTGGAGCACAGCTATCCACATTGCTGGCGTCATAAAACCCCTATTATTTTCCGTGCAACCAGCCAATGGTTTATCGGCATGGAAACCGCAGGCATTGAAGGTCACACGCTCAGATCACAGGCCAACACGGCGGTTGATTCGACAGAGTTCTTCCCGGCATGGGGTCGTGCCCGCCTGGAAGCGATGATTAAAAACCGCCCGGACTGGTGTGTTTCACGCCAGCGCAACTGGGGCGTGCCAATGACTTTCTTTGTGCACAAAGAAACCGGCGAATTACACCCGAAATCAGGCGAATTGCTTGAGATTGTCGCTAAGCGCATCGAAGCCGAAGGAATTGAAGCGTGGTTTAAGCTTGACGCAAACGAGCTACTGGGTGACGACGCGATTTACTACGACAAACTCAAAGACACGCTGGATGTATGGTTTGATTCAGGCTCCACCCACTACGCAGTATTGCGTCAGCGGGAAGAGCTCACATGGCCGGCCGATTTATATCTGGAAGGCTCGGATCAGCACCGTGGATGGTTTCAGTCATCCCTGCTGACAGGCTGTGCTACGGAAGGACGCGCACCTTACAAACAATTGCTCACCCACGGTTTTGTCGTGGACGGCAAGGGTTTGAAGATGTCCAAATCCAAAGGCAACGTCATTGCACCTCAATCGGTCATTAACCAGCTGGGCGCAGATATGCTGCGCCTGTGGGTAGCCTCTACCGATTACTCCGGCGAGCTAACTATTTCTGACGAGATTCTGAAGCGCACCGCCGATTCCTACCGCCGCATCCGTAACACGCTGCGCTTCTTACTGGCCAATATTTCTGATTTTGGCGCAGAAAACCTGCTACCGGCAGAAGAGCTGCTACAGCTTGATCGCTACGCTCTGGTTGAGCTGGCTGCATTCCAGGCAAAAATCACTGCGCTATACGGTAAATACGAGTTTCACCTTGCGGTCCAAGAGATTCACGCTTATTGCTCGGAAGACCTGGGCTCTTTCTACCTCGACATTATCAAAGACCGTCTCTACACCATGGGTGCAGATAGCCAGGGCCGTCGCTCGGCACAAACTGCGCTCTGGCATATCAGCCAGGCACTGGTTCGCTTACTCGCACCGATTTTGTCTTTCACCGCGCATGAAGCATGGGGCACGCTGAAAAACGAAGAAAATGTGTTCCTATCCACCTGGCACACGGTACCTGTAGTGAGTGATGCAGAGCAGCTAAATGCCCGTTTTGTGCTGATTCGTGAAGTACGCGCCGCAGCACAAAAAGAAATCGAACTGCAACGCGCGGGCGGCAAGCTAGGGTCGAGCTTACAAGCCGAAGTTGAAATCACTGCAGCAGGAGACACTTACAGAGCCCTGGCAGGTTTAGGCGATGAGCTGAAATTTGTCCTTATCACCTCGCAAGCACGCTTGGTAAAAGGTGAGACAAGCAGAATCAGTGTTGGCGCATCTACTGCAGCTAAATGTGATCGCTGCTGGCATTACACCGCCAGCGTAGGCACACACGCGGAACACAGCACGCTGTGCAGTCGTTGTAATGACAATCTATTTAAGCAGGGCGAGGTCCGTGCCCATGCTTAAAAGCGGCGTAGGGCGCTGGCTTGCCATCGCCCTTTTGGTGCTGATTCTGGATCAGGCCAGCAAACATACGATAGAAGCACTCTTTCAGTTTGGCGAGCAGCTCACCATCATCCCCGGATTTTTTAATCTGACACTGGCCTACAACCCTGGTGCAGCATTTAGTTTTCTGGCCGATGCCGGTGGCTGGCAACGCTATTTCTTTACAGCACTGGCCTTGGGTGTGTCGGTGTTTATCGTGTTTTTACTAAAAAAACACCATGCAGAAACACGTTATGCCCTCGCCATGTCACTGATTCTGGGTGGTGCGCTTGGAAACGCCATCGATAGAATGCTGCTGGGCCATGTGATTGACTTTATTCAGATTCACTATCAGCAGCGCTGGTACTACCCGGCATTTAATATCGCAGATTCAGGTATTTGTGTCGGTGCAGTCTTAATGGTGATCGATTCATTCCGGCGTGAAACCCCATCGGAGAAAACAGTATGACAATGCAAATTATCCTGGCTCAGCCGCGAGGTTTCTGTGCGGGTGTAGACCGTGCCATTGCCATTGTTGAAAAAGCGCTAGAAAAATTCGGTGCACCTATTTATGTGCGCCACGAAGTGGTTCACAATAAATTTGTCATTGAAGATCTCAAACAAAAAGGTGCTATTTTCGTCGAAGACTTAGCAGATGTACCAGCAGGCAATACGCTGATTTTCTCTGCACACGGTGTTTCACAGGCTGTACGGGCGGAGGCTGCAGAACGTGGCCTGACCATTTTTGATGCCACCTGCCCGCTGGTCACCAAAGTTCATCTCGAAGTGAAACGCTTAAGAGAGCAAGGCTTTGAAATCATCATGATCGGACATAAGGGGCATCCTGAGGTGGAGGGCACCATGGGGCAGGCTCAGGGAGGCATGTATCTGGTAGAAGAAGTCAGTGATGCAGCGACTTTAGTTGTAACTGGCAACAAGCTGGCTTACGTGACACAGACCACGCTATCTGTTGATGATGCACAAATTGTAATTGATGCGCTACGCGCACGCTTTCCAGATATTGTTGGCCCAAAGAAAGATGATATCTGCTACGCCACCCAGAATCGTCAGGATGCCGTCAAGCATTTAGCCAAAGAAGTCGATGTGGTGGTCGTGGTTGGATCGCCCAACAGCTCAAACTCTAATCGCCTGCGTGAAGTCGCCGCCAACTTAAGCATCAACTCCTACATGGTCGATAACGCCAGCGAGCTGCAAGCAGAATGGTTTACTGGCAAGAAAAATGTTGGCGTAACCGCTGGCGCTTCTGCCCCGGATATTCTGGTCCGGCAAGTCATTGCTCAGGTAGAACAATTTGGCGCAAGCAATATCCGTCAAATGGATGGCATAGAAGAAAACGTCATCTTCTCATTACCTAAGGGCCTGGTGTAAAAAGAAGGTCGCGATCTACACCTTAAACCACGCAGAACACAGAGAGCATGGAGCGACACGGAGAAAATCAATATCGTGTATTTTAAAGGCTGCAGATCTCAGATCTGAAGCCTTCTGCTTGATTCGAGTCTTTATGCGCTAGACGATTTGCAAAATAAGATACACCCGTTTTCTCCGTGCTCTCAGTGCCCTCTGTGATTTAAGATGTGGGTTTGTTGTGTACCTACCACACTTTTAATTAAGGCCTTCCTCGCCGCATGACCTCTCGTACCGACTGTTTCCATTGTGGTGAAACGCTTAGCTCTGATGCGTCCTTCCCTGTCACTTATCGCCACACTGAGCAGCCTACCTGCTGCGCGGGCTGTCAGGCAGTCGCCAATACCATTATTCAAAGCGGGCTGGACAGCTATTACACCCAGCGTGATAAACCGGCAGATCGCGCCAAGCCACTTCCCGACGAGCTGCTCGCTCAGCTCAACTTGTTTGATGATGCCAGTTTACAAGCCAGCTTCGTGCTCAATATCGATACAGATGTCCGTGAAGCTGCGCTCATTTTGGAAGGGATCAGCTGCGCGGCCTGCATCTGGCTAAACGAGCGTCATATCCGGCAATTACCAGGCGTGCTTTCCGCCAGCATCAACTACAGTACCCACCGAGCCCGCGTACGCTGGGATGAAAGAAAAATCCAGCTCTCCACCATTTTGCAAGCTATTGCCGCCATCGGCTATCGTGCCCAGCCTTATGATCAGGCACGCCAGGAAGAAGGCTGGCAAAAACAGCGCAAAAGTGCACTTTTCAGGCTTTGGGTCGCAGGCCTATCCATGATGCAAGTCATGATGTTTTCTGTGCCCATCTATATGTCAAAAGCAGGCGAGATTGCGCCGCAGTGGCTTAGCCTCATGCATTGGGCCAGTCTGGTGCTTACCCTGCCTGTCGTACTTTATTCTGCAACGCCCTTTTATGTTTCCAGCTGGCGGGATTTAAAACGCCGCCGCACAGGAATGGATTTGCCCGTAGCCATTGGGGTATTGGCAGCTTTTATTGCCAGCTGCTACTCACTCATCACGGGCCATGGCGAAAT comes from Iodobacter ciconiae and encodes:
- a CDS encoding chemotaxis protein CheD, producing MSVKRIILLPGDVHFSRAPDQLYTLLGSCLAITAWHPQRLLGGMCHFLLPKPAHNTAPDGRYGSDAFNLLCQFMQQNTTFPNEYRYQIYGGSNILQTTIKDSSIGSRNIYAAKQILLNAALSIDFEDTGGNYSRKILLDLKTGKITVHHLRHE
- a CDS encoding protein-glutamate methylesterase/protein-glutamine glutaminase; amino-acid sequence: MTIKVMIVDDSAVVRQVMLDTLSKASDIQVIGSAPDPIFAREKMEKEWPDVIVLDIEMPRMDGLTFLKKIMAERPTPVVICSSLTEKGAEITMQALSAGALAIITKPSLGLRDFIQDSSADLLHAIRAASMARLQRLRPTAPVRTSHSPNTHSGATSSTSAMQERMGSPKLSADAILQAAGSQSTIQTTHKIIAIGTSTGGTQALESILPELPKTSPGIVIVQHMPEKFTASFAARLNSLSQIEVREAKSNDRILPGLALIAPGGKHMLVKRNGTQYHVDVIDGPMVSRHRPSVDVLFRSVANAAGRNAIGFILTGMGDDGARGLKELHDTGAHTYAQDEASCVVFGMPKEAIKLEASDEIIALERIPDVIAKLSNR
- a CDS encoding EAL domain-containing response regulator is translated as MSAELNVFIVEDSLIQRMHAATLCSELGLHVIGEASDGNEALLLLQNSSLPDVMLIDLEMPGMDGIELIQELAHRAIPVSVIVSSAKEDSLISSVETMLQAYGLPVLGAIKKPLTLAQLNKALDNFKPLTKETPQTRPEPVMAASEITKALIEHQFVAYFQPKISIKTGVIKGVETLIRWQHPEKGLIMPSQFISTAEEQGLINELTMEILDLALQQCRHWHERGLKITVAINLSMLSLSCSNFAEHISQKVANYAIDPSFIMLEITETAVMGDVGNALGTLARLRLKGFGLSIDDYGTGFSSMQQLSRIPFTELKLDRSFVDGAHTKPHLRAILASAIEIAKKLELKSVAEGVECIEDLTVLQELGCDIVQGYITARPMPGHEVVPWLKSNNQRLRELCRSTL
- the rmuC gene encoding DNA recombination protein RmuC, with the translated sequence MLDLLFGITTLVVLLAGALVVARLHQLAQSQRDVLDTLTQDLEAKHREMLSDLHQGLSRQTESTHVVLTQQGVQLSDAVTRSGERLRDTMTEAFERVRSGVGQELKETRESLTHLQAAQTESLSTMRLSLTTTLSETRELVVKQLSDISSQLSGKQDALREEILLKLSQMLAEQSVREMEQIQNALALTATQLTTAVGELTKTADAKLGEISGKVTERLDEGFKKTNETFASVMARLATIDEAQKKIDGLTTNVVSLQELLGDKRSRGAFGEVQLEHLIRNVLPNQVYEFQSTLSNGTRADCILRLPEPTGTVAVDAKFPLENYHRMFDGTLDRAVASKAFRGDIKKHIDDISSKYIIPNETADGAVMFIPAEAVFAEIHAYHPELVQHAMTKRVWIVSPTTLMAVLNTARAVIKDVETRKQVHIIKEALGKLGQEFTRFDDRMKKLATHIRQVNDDVQQVSITSDKISRRFIEIEQVKLEGEPEPVLIE
- the flgA gene encoding flagellar basal body P-ring formation chaperone FlgA; this translates as MKPLLFTLFTLFTGVAHATDIAAIQHAAQQWLDQSLASSNGVPSYQLSQIDKRIQLAPCKQYDVGLPSGYRLLGNTMLKIQCVEGASWAINLPVKVSLLVTYYVAARPLSGNQELGAGDLSAQQGDLGTLPGSIILDPSQAVGRVLNTAVASGRPLRSEMLRAAIVIQQNQKVRVIFRDGGIEVANEGIAMNNAADGQSVRVRIGTRQIIQGVATATGSVDVSD
- a CDS encoding bifunctional riboflavin kinase/FAD synthetase produces the protein MQVFRSVSNAHLPPTAITIGNFDGLHAGHEAMLSELKSVASRHKLKTCVLTFEPHPREFFTPEAAPARLTSLREKLELLAAREIDYVIVQRFDRTFSSLSAIDFRDQILAKDLNAQHVIVGDDFCFGAKRAGDFALLQASQNFSACSLATVTDGGLRISSTAVRNALAAGDMSLATHYLNRPYSISGRVVNGDKIGRTLGFPTANIQIKHNRPPLFGIFVVEIHGLEKPYQGVASLGFRPTIHGGDPSPRLEAHLFDFNQQIYRQHLRVDFLHKLRDEEKYIDLPTLVAQIEKDCVAARNWFADNR
- the ileS gene encoding isoleucine--tRNA ligase → MSEKPVNKYPVNLLDTPFPMRGDLAKREPGFLKDWQDNALYQAIRSKAKEQNRPKFMLHDGPPYANGDIHIGHAVNKILKDIIIKAKTLDGFDAPYVPGWDCHGLPIEHQIEKIVKFDKQALAANPAIFERVQEYRKANGLDPKETRLPAAFTRELCRDYAAIQIERQKADFIRLGVLGDWNNPYRTMDFKTEADIVRTLGKVHSNGYLIRGQKPVHWCVDCASALAEAEVEYEDKVSPAIDVGFRVVDSAALSAAFGGVNVQDIPAFALIWTTTPWTLPANQAVSVHAELIYDLIATPKGLLILARDLAEATIKRYDIETTEVIAQAKGAALEFLQLQHPFLERVVPVICGEHVTTDAGTGLVHTAPAHGLEDYVVGCKYKIPTDNPVGNDGRFYSNIEFLAGKTVWEANPLVLALLEERGALFASKKLEHSYPHCWRHKTPIIFRATSQWFIGMETAGIEGHTLRSQANTAVDSTEFFPAWGRARLEAMIKNRPDWCVSRQRNWGVPMTFFVHKETGELHPKSGELLEIVAKRIEAEGIEAWFKLDANELLGDDAIYYDKLKDTLDVWFDSGSTHYAVLRQREELTWPADLYLEGSDQHRGWFQSSLLTGCATEGRAPYKQLLTHGFVVDGKGLKMSKSKGNVIAPQSVINQLGADMLRLWVASTDYSGELTISDEILKRTADSYRRIRNTLRFLLANISDFGAENLLPAEELLQLDRYALVELAAFQAKITALYGKYEFHLAVQEIHAYCSEDLGSFYLDIIKDRLYTMGADSQGRRSAQTALWHISQALVRLLAPILSFTAHEAWGTLKNEENVFLSTWHTVPVVSDAEQLNARFVLIREVRAAAQKEIELQRAGGKLGSSLQAEVEITAAGDTYRALAGLGDELKFVLITSQARLVKGETSRISVGASTAAKCDRCWHYTASVGTHAEHSTLCSRCNDNLFKQGEVRAHA
- the lspA gene encoding signal peptidase II — encoded protein: MLKSGVGRWLAIALLVLILDQASKHTIEALFQFGEQLTIIPGFFNLTLAYNPGAAFSFLADAGGWQRYFFTALALGVSVFIVFLLKKHHAETRYALAMSLILGGALGNAIDRMLLGHVIDFIQIHYQQRWYYPAFNIADSGICVGAVLMVIDSFRRETPSEKTV
- the ispH gene encoding 4-hydroxy-3-methylbut-2-enyl diphosphate reductase; this translates as MTMQIILAQPRGFCAGVDRAIAIVEKALEKFGAPIYVRHEVVHNKFVIEDLKQKGAIFVEDLADVPAGNTLIFSAHGVSQAVRAEAAERGLTIFDATCPLVTKVHLEVKRLREQGFEIIMIGHKGHPEVEGTMGQAQGGMYLVEEVSDAATLVVTGNKLAYVTQTTLSVDDAQIVIDALRARFPDIVGPKKDDICYATQNRQDAVKHLAKEVDVVVVVGSPNSSNSNRLREVAANLSINSYMVDNASELQAEWFTGKKNVGVTAGASAPDILVRQVIAQVEQFGASNIRQMDGIEENVIFSLPKGLV